A stretch of Acidovorax sp. RAC01 DNA encodes these proteins:
- a CDS encoding DNA gyrase inhibitor YacG, which yields MVQPSQTETSARLVTCPACGGESIYSPANAYRPFCSERCKQVDLGAWASESFRMPAEAPPMDAAYGDPRTEH from the coding sequence ATGGTCCAACCATCCCAAACGGAAACCTCGGCACGTCTCGTCACCTGCCCCGCATGCGGCGGTGAGAGCATTTATTCGCCAGCCAATGCCTATCGGCCTTTCTGCTCCGAACGTTGCAAGCAGGTAGATCTCGGTGCGTGGGCCAGCGAAAGCTTTCGCATGCCAGCCGAAGCCCCTCCCATGGATGCAGCCTACGGTGATCCTCGCACCGAACACTGA
- a CDS encoding type II secretion system F family protein codes for MATAASNIKEFVFEWEGKDRHGKVVRGEIRASGENQVQATLRRQGVFPTKIKKRRMRSGKKIKPKDIALFTRQLATMMKAGVPLLQSFDIVGRGNTNASVTKLLNDIRQDVETGTSLNAAFRKHPMYFDTLYCNLVEAGEAAGILEALLDRLATYMEKTEAIKSKIRSALMYPTSVIIVAFVVVAVIMIFVIPAFKEVFTSFGADLPAPTLFVMAVSEVFVKWWWLIFGSIGATVYFFMQAWRRNEKMQMFMDRVLLKVPIFGALIDKSCVARWTRTLATMFAAGVPLVEALDSVGGASGNSVYAMATEKIQQEVSTGTSLTAAMGNANVFPSMVLQMCAIGEESGSIDHMLGKAADFYEAEVDEMVAGLSSLMEPIIIVFLGTLIGGIVVSMYLPIFKLGQVV; via the coding sequence ATGGCGACTGCCGCGTCGAACATCAAGGAATTCGTTTTCGAATGGGAGGGCAAGGATCGCCATGGCAAGGTCGTGAGAGGCGAGATCCGGGCATCTGGCGAAAATCAGGTTCAAGCAACCTTGCGTCGCCAAGGCGTTTTTCCCACGAAAATAAAGAAACGCCGGATGCGCTCCGGCAAGAAAATCAAGCCGAAGGATATTGCACTTTTCACGCGGCAGCTGGCCACCATGATGAAAGCCGGCGTACCGCTACTTCAATCGTTCGATATCGTGGGACGAGGCAATACGAATGCCAGCGTAACCAAGCTGCTGAACGATATCAGACAGGATGTGGAGACCGGGACATCGCTCAATGCTGCATTTCGCAAGCATCCGATGTATTTCGACACCTTGTATTGCAATTTGGTAGAGGCAGGCGAAGCTGCAGGTATTCTTGAAGCGCTACTGGACCGTCTTGCAACCTACATGGAGAAAACAGAGGCCATCAAATCCAAAATCAGATCAGCCTTAATGTACCCCACCTCGGTTATTATTGTAGCCTTCGTGGTGGTCGCAGTGATCATGATTTTCGTCATACCCGCATTCAAGGAAGTTTTTACATCCTTCGGAGCAGACCTCCCAGCGCCCACTCTTTTTGTGATGGCGGTCAGTGAGGTTTTCGTGAAGTGGTGGTGGCTTATTTTCGGCAGTATCGGCGCAACTGTTTATTTTTTCATGCAGGCATGGCGCCGAAACGAGAAAATGCAGATGTTCATGGATCGCGTTCTGCTTAAAGTTCCGATTTTTGGAGCCTTGATCGACAAGTCTTGTGTTGCCCGCTGGACGCGGACATTGGCAACCATGTTCGCCGCGGGGGTCCCTCTGGTGGAAGCGCTGGATTCGGTAGGTGGCGCATCGGGGAATTCCGTGTATGCCATGGCGACGGAGAAAATACAACAGGAGGTGTCTACGGGTACGAGTCTGACCGCTGCCATGGGCAATGCCAACGTATTTCCGTCCATGGTCCTCCAAATGTGCGCAATTGGCGAGGAGTCGGGCTCGATTGATCACATGTTGGGGAAAGCTGCTGATTTCTACGAAGCAGAGGTCGATGAGATGGTGGCCGGGCTGTCCAGCCTGATGGAGCCCATCATCATTGTTTTTCTGGGAACGCTGATCGGGGGCATCGTCGTCTCGATGTACCTTCCGATCTTCAAGCTTGGCCAAGTCGTGTAA
- the zapD gene encoding cell division protein ZapD — protein MILYEYPFNERLRTYLRLEQLLRRLGELIARQHPLDHHFALVTIFEIMDVAARADLKSDVLKDIEKHKQQLDSYRGNPSISEAALNAVIEQLDHCFQALNSQTGKSGHALTENDWLMSIRSRVGIPGGTCGFDLPAYYAWQHRPPALRQRALEEWASTLAPLAESIYVLLKLLRDSGVPQKVAAERGQFQQTLPQGRTFQLLRLRIDPALDLIPEISGNRLIVSVRLMRMKDDMRLLSCAEDAAFELTLCA, from the coding sequence GTGATTCTTTACGAATACCCTTTCAACGAGCGCCTCAGAACCTATCTGCGGCTCGAACAACTGCTTCGCCGCCTGGGCGAACTGATTGCCCGCCAGCACCCGCTCGACCACCATTTCGCCCTCGTGACCATTTTTGAGATCATGGACGTGGCTGCACGCGCAGATCTCAAGTCGGACGTACTCAAGGATATAGAAAAGCACAAGCAGCAGTTGGACAGCTATCGGGGAAATCCGTCCATTTCGGAAGCAGCACTGAATGCGGTCATTGAACAACTTGACCATTGCTTTCAGGCACTGAACAGCCAGACCGGGAAGTCCGGGCACGCCTTGACCGAAAACGACTGGCTCATGAGCATCCGTAGCCGCGTGGGAATTCCCGGAGGAACCTGCGGTTTCGACCTTCCGGCCTACTACGCATGGCAGCATCGGCCGCCTGCGTTACGGCAGCGCGCGCTCGAAGAGTGGGCATCGACGCTGGCTCCGCTGGCGGAGTCCATCTATGTGCTTCTCAAGCTGTTGCGGGATTCCGGGGTGCCGCAAAAAGTGGCCGCTGAGCGCGGCCAGTTTCAGCAAACATTGCCACAGGGGCGCACGTTCCAGTTGCTCCGCCTTCGGATTGACCCGGCGCTGGATCTCATCCCGGAAATCAGCGGCAACCGACTTATTGTTTCGGTACGTTTGATGCGGATGAAGGACGACATGCGCTTGCTCTCCTGTGCAGAAGACGCAGCATTCGAACTCACCTTGTGCGCCTGA
- the pilB gene encoding type IV-A pilus assembly ATPase PilB, which translates to MAAVDTAPKEASAVALPGLGRALISAGKLTQKSAEDIYKKSQIARTSFIGELTGSGAVSAADLAHTVSAVFGAPLLDLEAIDPLRLPRELLDPKICQAYRVIVLSKRNNRLIVATADPTDQEAAEKIKFTTQMGVDWIIAEYDKLSKLVDATTKSVSDSMDGMTASGGDFEFDDVPVEENPESNDPGAADVEDAPVVKFLHKMLLDAFNMRASDLHFEPYEHQYRVRFRIDGELREIASPPVAIKDKLASRIKVISRLDISEKRVPQDGRMKLKVGPDRVIDFRVSTLPTLFGEKIVIRILDPSSAKLGIDALGYEPVEKERLLQAIGRPYGMILVTGPTGSGKTVSLYTCLNLLNKPGVNIATAEDPSEINLPGVNQVNVNEKAGLTFAVALKSFLRQDPDIIMVGEIRDLETADISIKAAQTGHLVLSTLHTNDAPTTLTRMRNMGIAPFNIASSVILITAQRLARRLCPNCKAPADIPHETLVEAGYPEEELDGTWVTYKPVGCSACNNGYKGRVGIYQVMPISEEIQRIILRDGSALEIAEQARAEGVRSLRDSGLYKAKLGLTSLEEVLAVTNE; encoded by the coding sequence ATGGCCGCTGTCGATACTGCCCCCAAAGAAGCCTCCGCGGTCGCGCTTCCCGGTTTGGGGAGGGCACTCATATCCGCGGGCAAGCTGACTCAAAAGTCCGCTGAGGATATTTACAAAAAATCACAGATTGCCCGTACCAGCTTTATCGGCGAACTGACGGGCTCTGGAGCGGTGTCAGCCGCCGACCTGGCACACACCGTCTCAGCGGTGTTTGGCGCCCCGCTTCTGGACCTAGAAGCCATCGACCCATTGCGTTTACCCAGGGAGCTACTGGATCCGAAAATCTGCCAGGCCTATCGCGTGATAGTGCTTAGCAAGCGAAATAACAGACTGATTGTCGCCACTGCCGACCCAACGGATCAGGAAGCGGCGGAAAAAATCAAGTTCACGACTCAGATGGGGGTGGACTGGATTATCGCCGAGTATGACAAGCTGAGTAAGCTGGTTGATGCCACGACGAAATCGGTGTCTGACTCCATGGACGGCATGACAGCGTCGGGTGGCGATTTTGAATTCGATGACGTACCGGTAGAAGAAAATCCTGAGTCAAATGATCCTGGCGCAGCAGATGTTGAAGATGCGCCGGTCGTAAAGTTCTTGCACAAGATGCTTCTTGATGCATTTAACATGCGTGCGTCAGACCTGCACTTCGAACCTTACGAGCATCAATACCGAGTACGTTTCCGAATCGACGGGGAGCTCCGCGAAATCGCTTCACCTCCCGTTGCCATCAAGGACAAACTCGCTTCACGGATCAAGGTGATATCCCGTCTTGATATCTCCGAAAAACGCGTTCCTCAAGACGGCCGGATGAAACTCAAGGTCGGCCCTGACCGAGTTATCGATTTTCGCGTAAGCACCTTGCCCACTCTCTTTGGCGAGAAAATTGTGATTCGTATCCTCGATCCCAGCAGTGCCAAGCTGGGTATCGATGCGCTGGGCTATGAACCCGTAGAAAAAGAGCGGCTTCTGCAGGCTATCGGCAGACCGTACGGGATGATTCTCGTGACCGGACCGACAGGTTCAGGAAAAACTGTTTCACTCTACACCTGTCTCAATTTATTGAATAAACCTGGCGTCAACATTGCCACAGCAGAAGATCCCTCTGAAATCAACCTGCCAGGTGTGAATCAGGTCAACGTCAATGAAAAGGCTGGACTGACTTTCGCCGTCGCTCTGAAGTCTTTCTTGCGTCAAGATCCTGACATTATCATGGTCGGCGAAATTCGCGACCTGGAGACCGCCGACATTTCGATCAAGGCCGCACAAACTGGACATTTGGTCCTGTCAACGCTGCATACCAACGACGCCCCCACCACCTTGACGCGTATGCGCAACATGGGGATCGCCCCATTCAATATCGCCTCAAGCGTGATTCTGATCACTGCGCAGAGATTGGCTCGACGACTATGCCCCAACTGCAAGGCACCGGCAGACATTCCGCACGAGACATTGGTAGAGGCGGGCTATCCCGAAGAAGAGTTGGACGGGACATGGGTCACCTACAAACCCGTCGGCTGCTCTGCGTGCAATAACGGTTACAAAGGGCGAGTGGGCATCTACCAGGTGATGCCCATATCCGAGGAGATTCAACGAATCATCCTTCGCGATGGAAGTGCCCTTGAAATTGCGGAACAGGCGCGGGCCGAAGGCGTCAGATCATTACGAGATTCGGGTTTGTACAAGGCGAAATTGGGATTAACTTCTCTGGAAGAAGTGCTCGCAGTCACTAACGAATAG
- the coaE gene encoding dephospho-CoA kinase (Dephospho-CoA kinase (CoaE) performs the final step in coenzyme A biosynthesis.) has product MEAIEVGLTGGIGSGKSTVAQLLAKHGAGIVDADQIARDTTAPGGAAMGAIRSAFGPAFIDATGALDRARMRELVFDRPEARAELEAIVHPLVGMQCQIQARQAAARGCPLIIFDVPLLAETGHWANRLDAVMVVDCDTQTQIERVVQRSGLAPETVEKIITSQATRRARLGAADIVIFNGCHRSLAQLSNDVSDVAALFGL; this is encoded by the coding sequence ATGGAAGCTATCGAAGTCGGTCTTACCGGAGGCATCGGCAGTGGAAAGAGCACGGTAGCCCAGCTACTGGCCAAGCACGGTGCGGGTATTGTCGACGCGGACCAGATTGCGCGGGACACGACGGCGCCAGGCGGCGCCGCAATGGGCGCCATCAGGTCTGCATTCGGTCCTGCATTCATTGACGCAACAGGTGCACTTGACCGCGCCAGAATGCGGGAGCTGGTGTTTGACCGGCCAGAGGCGCGGGCCGAACTGGAAGCGATTGTCCATCCGCTTGTCGGAATGCAATGCCAGATTCAGGCACGCCAGGCAGCAGCCCGTGGATGCCCCCTGATCATCTTCGACGTGCCACTTCTTGCGGAAACGGGACACTGGGCAAACCGCCTGGATGCGGTCATGGTGGTCGACTGTGATACCCAAACTCAGATAGAACGTGTGGTGCAGCGCAGCGGTCTCGCGCCCGAGACGGTCGAGAAAATCATTACCTCGCAAGCCACGCGGCGCGCCAGACTCGGCGCTGCTGATATCGTTATCTTTAATGGGTGCCATCGCTCGCTTGCCCAACTCAGCAACGACGTTTCCGATGTGGCCGCGTTGTTCGGGCTATGA
- a CDS encoding NUDIX domain-containing protein has protein sequence MATRQHTEVAVGILLRSDGALLLSTRPPGKPYAGYWEFPGGKLEEGETVEQALRRELIEELGVTIGPAAIWKVTEHDYPHALVRLHWCKVSQWSGEFEMREGQEMQWQQLPLTVAPVLPGALPVLEWLAQERRSDGASTNPL, from the coding sequence ATGGCGACGCGCCAGCATACTGAGGTCGCTGTCGGGATCCTGTTGCGCAGCGATGGAGCCTTGCTACTCTCCACCCGGCCGCCTGGCAAGCCGTACGCTGGCTATTGGGAGTTTCCGGGGGGCAAGCTGGAGGAGGGCGAGACCGTGGAGCAGGCGCTTCGTCGGGAACTCATCGAGGAACTTGGCGTGACCATCGGGCCGGCCGCGATCTGGAAAGTGACCGAACACGACTACCCGCACGCGCTCGTCCGGTTGCACTGGTGCAAGGTAAGCCAGTGGTCGGGCGAATTTGAAATGCGCGAAGGCCAGGAGATGCAATGGCAGCAACTTCCACTGACCGTGGCGCCCGTTTTGCCAGGAGCCTTGCCCGTGCTCGAATGGCTTGCCCAGGAGCGGCGGTCGGACGGTGCTTCGACCAACCCCTTGTGA
- a CDS encoding ATP-binding protein has protein sequence MNQKFENLIERAEQLMARIESVLPQPLSAPDWSAAIAWRYRKRSSGHGSLEPVRHVAPMRMDDLREIEPQKARIERNTEQFVLGKPANNVLLTGARGTGKSSLIKACLNAYAPRGLRLIEVDKADLVDLPDIVDVVAGRPEKFIVFCDDLSFEDGEPGYKALKSILDGSVAASTPNVLIYATSNRRHLLPEYMAENRTYTHTADGEVHPGEAVEEKISLSERFGLWVSFYPFSQDEYLAIVGQWLMSLGVPAADVEQARAEALVWALERGSRSGRVAYQFARDFAGRRGG, from the coding sequence ATGAATCAAAAATTCGAAAATCTCATCGAACGGGCCGAGCAATTGATGGCGCGCATCGAGTCCGTTTTGCCTCAGCCGCTGAGCGCGCCCGATTGGTCTGCGGCCATTGCCTGGCGGTATCGCAAGCGCAGCAGTGGCCATGGATCGCTGGAGCCGGTACGCCATGTGGCACCGATGCGCATGGACGACCTTCGGGAAATCGAGCCGCAAAAGGCCCGTATCGAGCGCAACACCGAGCAGTTCGTACTGGGCAAGCCGGCCAACAATGTTCTGCTCACCGGCGCCCGCGGCACCGGCAAGTCATCCCTGATCAAGGCCTGCCTCAACGCATATGCCCCACGCGGGTTGCGCCTGATCGAGGTGGACAAGGCGGACCTGGTGGACCTGCCAGACATTGTGGATGTGGTTGCCGGCAGACCGGAGAAATTCATCGTGTTTTGTGATGACCTGAGCTTTGAGGACGGCGAGCCAGGTTACAAGGCGCTCAAGTCCATCCTGGACGGATCGGTGGCGGCATCGACGCCTAATGTACTGATCTACGCGACCAGCAACCGGCGTCACCTTCTGCCCGAGTACATGGCCGAGAACCGCACGTACACCCACACTGCGGACGGCGAAGTGCACCCCGGAGAAGCGGTTGAAGAGAAGATTTCGCTGTCTGAGCGCTTCGGTTTGTGGGTGAGCTTTTATCCGTTCAGTCAGGACGAATACCTGGCCATCGTGGGTCAGTGGCTGATGTCCCTGGGTGTGCCTGCCGCCGACGTGGAGCAGGCGCGCGCCGAGGCGCTGGTCTGGGCACTGGAGCGCGGATCGCGCAGCGGGCGCGTGGCATACCAGTTTGCGCGCGACTTCGCAGGCCGCCGCGGTGGCTGA
- a CDS encoding prepilin peptidase, with the protein MEITPIWAAAGAGVFGLLIGSFLNVVIYRLPKMMERQWAIEAASYHAAAHAEEPAKVSNEPFNLLTPGSCCQSCGAAVRWYQNVPILSFLFLRGRCGSCKAKFSVRYPLVEAATSVLFFYCVFRWGLNPTGLAWCFFSAALLVLALIDWDTTLLPDDITLPLLWAGLLCSAFQWVDVPLVDSVFGATAGYLSLWLVYWGFKLVTGKEGMGYGDFKLFAALGAWFGWQALVPIILMSSVIGAIVGILMKIFSGLREGGYVPFGPFLVGAGLTAMVFGPHAITATMFRTLGL; encoded by the coding sequence ATGGAGATTACCCCGATTTGGGCCGCAGCCGGCGCGGGCGTCTTTGGGCTGTTGATCGGTAGTTTTCTGAACGTTGTTATCTATCGCCTGCCGAAGATGATGGAGAGGCAATGGGCGATCGAAGCGGCAAGTTATCACGCGGCCGCGCATGCCGAAGAACCAGCCAAGGTAAGCAATGAGCCTTTTAACCTCCTTACTCCAGGATCGTGCTGCCAGAGCTGCGGCGCTGCTGTTCGCTGGTATCAGAACGTCCCGATACTGAGTTTCCTGTTTTTACGGGGGCGCTGCGGTTCGTGCAAGGCGAAATTCAGTGTCCGTTACCCTCTGGTCGAAGCGGCCACGAGCGTCCTGTTCTTTTATTGTGTCTTTCGTTGGGGGTTGAATCCGACAGGGCTGGCATGGTGTTTTTTTTCTGCCGCACTTTTGGTACTTGCCCTGATTGACTGGGACACCACGCTGCTACCGGACGACATCACACTGCCGTTACTGTGGGCAGGCCTGCTCTGCAGCGCTTTTCAATGGGTTGACGTGCCACTGGTGGATTCCGTGTTTGGCGCAACTGCGGGCTACCTGTCACTCTGGCTTGTTTACTGGGGTTTCAAGCTCGTGACCGGAAAAGAAGGCATGGGCTATGGCGACTTCAAGCTTTTCGCGGCACTAGGGGCCTGGTTTGGCTGGCAAGCCCTTGTGCCGATCATTCTGATGTCCTCGGTTATCGGAGCGATCGTTGGTATTTTGATGAAGATTTTCAGTGGCCTGCGTGAGGGCGGGTATGTCCCTTTTGGCCCCTTCCTGGTGGGTGCAGGTCTCACAGCCATGGTTTTCGGGCCACACGCGATCACTGCGACCATGTTCCGTACATTGGGCCTGTAA
- the argJ gene encoding bifunctional glutamate N-acetyltransferase/amino-acid acetyltransferase ArgJ — protein MPVNLFAPVAADLHPVAGVRIGVAEAGIRKAHRKDLTVFLLDEGASVAGVFTKNRFCAAPVQLSREHLAAGQGIRAMVINTGNANAGTGADGLVRARATCIALARQLNLAPEQILPFSTGVIMEPLPHDRIEAGLPAAIADARADHWARAAEAIMTTDTLPKAFSTQTQVGGATVSITGISKGAGMIRPNMATMLGFMATDACVHPSVMQQLARELADGSFNRVTIDGDTSTNDSFVVVATNKAAHAPITDLGSTEGQALKQAMLRVSQQLAQAIVRDGEGATKFITVRVEGGKTGEECRQVAYAIAHSPLVKTAFFASDPNLGRILAAVGYAGIEDLDQTGIDLYLDDVHVAVQGGRNPAYREEDGQRVMKQSEITVRVLLGRGQAADTVWTCDFSHEYVTINADYRS, from the coding sequence ATGCCCGTCAATCTCTTTGCCCCCGTTGCCGCCGACCTGCACCCTGTCGCAGGAGTCCGTATCGGTGTTGCCGAAGCCGGTATCCGCAAGGCCCACCGCAAGGATCTCACCGTGTTTTTGCTGGACGAAGGTGCCAGCGTGGCAGGCGTGTTCACCAAAAACCGGTTCTGTGCTGCACCGGTGCAGCTCAGCCGTGAGCATCTGGCAGCAGGCCAGGGCATCCGGGCCATGGTCATCAACACAGGCAATGCCAATGCTGGCACGGGGGCCGATGGCCTGGTGCGCGCGCGCGCCACGTGCATCGCCCTTGCCCGGCAGCTCAACCTGGCCCCCGAGCAGATCCTGCCGTTTTCGACAGGTGTGATCATGGAGCCGCTCCCGCATGACCGTATCGAGGCCGGGCTGCCAGCGGCCATCGCCGATGCGCGGGCTGACCACTGGGCGCGTGCAGCCGAGGCGATCATGACCACCGATACCCTCCCCAAGGCGTTCTCCACGCAGACCCAGGTGGGAGGGGCGACGGTCTCCATCACCGGCATCAGCAAGGGTGCAGGCATGATCCGGCCCAACATGGCGACCATGCTCGGCTTCATGGCCACGGACGCCTGTGTGCACCCGTCCGTCATGCAGCAGCTCGCGCGCGAACTGGCCGACGGGTCGTTCAACCGCGTCACCATCGACGGCGACACGTCTACCAACGACTCGTTTGTGGTGGTGGCCACCAACAAGGCAGCCCACGCGCCGATCACGGATCTGGGCAGCACCGAAGGACAGGCGCTCAAGCAGGCCATGTTGCGCGTGTCGCAGCAGCTCGCTCAGGCGATCGTGCGCGACGGAGAGGGCGCCACCAAGTTCATCACGGTGCGCGTGGAGGGCGGCAAGACCGGCGAGGAGTGCCGCCAGGTGGCGTACGCCATTGCCCACTCACCACTCGTCAAGACCGCTTTTTTTGCCAGCGACCCCAACCTCGGCCGCATTCTGGCCGCCGTGGGCTACGCAGGCATTGAAGACCTCGACCAGACCGGAATCGATCTCTATCTGGACGATGTGCATGTCGCTGTTCAGGGGGGGCGCAATCCAGCGTACCGCGAGGAGGACGGCCAGCGCGTGATGAAGCAAAGCGAGATCACGGTGCGGGTGCTTTTGGGGCGCGGGCAGGCGGCAGATACGGTGTGGACCTGTGACTTCAGCCACGAATACGTGACCATCAATGCGGACTATCGTTCCTGA